Proteins from a single region of Cytophagaceae bacterium:
- a CDS encoding TetR/AcrR family transcriptional regulator: protein MVSEISERQLEIIEAAGKILTNSGVSGLTIKNLAKEMKFSESAIYRHFTSKEEIIVELLEYLADSMDQRYQKVIKSSSSARDNFINIFHNQFEFFSSHPHFVVAVFSDGLMEESLRVNQTIFKIMQIKMKHLLPIIMQGQAEGTFTKAISAEEVAHIIMGAIRLQMFKWRIANFEFDLVRSGNNILESLITILEVKHK, encoded by the coding sequence ATGGTAAGTGAAATCTCTGAAAGGCAATTGGAAATAATAGAAGCAGCAGGGAAAATTTTGACAAATTCTGGCGTTAGTGGCCTGACCATAAAAAATCTGGCTAAAGAAATGAAGTTTTCGGAAAGTGCCATTTACAGGCATTTTACCAGCAAAGAGGAGATTATTGTGGAATTACTTGAATATCTGGCTGATAGTATGGATCAAAGATATCAGAAAGTAATCAAAAGCTCCAGTTCAGCCAGGGATAACTTCATCAATATCTTTCACAATCAATTTGAATTCTTTAGCAGTCATCCTCATTTTGTGGTGGCGGTATTCTCTGATGGCCTTATGGAAGAAAGCCTGAGGGTAAACCAAACTATCTTTAAGATTATGCAAATTAAAATGAAACATCTATTGCCAATAATCATGCAAGGTCAGGCCGAGGGTACTTTTACCAAAGCCATCAGTGCTGAGGAGGTTGCACATATTATTATGGGGGCTATAAGGCTACAGATGTTTAAATGGAGAATCGCAAATTTTGAATTTGATTTAGTTAGATCGGGAAATAATATACTGGAAAGTTTAATAACCATATTAGAAGTAAAACATAAGTAA
- a CDS encoding TolC family protein, translating to MKKLVNIYILALVIIGSPAYSQTYSLEQCLNIASEHNKTLQIAANNQHISELRHNEANANLWPKLTFGSDYKYFSELPTQLLPAAVFGGQPGQFKEAQFGVPHNISAQIQFAMPLYQPQVIGASKMTSIGAEISGLQFQKSQQQLIYDISSLYFSLQLIGHQLTLIDKNTENTGKLLSNLQLLQTQQMAKGTDVEKVRLQMQQLTTQKRY from the coding sequence ATGAAAAAGTTAGTGAATATTTACATACTTGCTCTTGTAATAATTGGCTCCCCGGCATACAGCCAAACTTACAGCCTGGAGCAATGTTTAAATATAGCAAGTGAACATAATAAAACACTTCAGATTGCTGCCAACAATCAACACATAAGTGAACTTAGGCATAATGAAGCCAATGCCAATCTGTGGCCAAAGCTCACATTTGGTTCAGATTATAAGTATTTTAGTGAATTACCCACGCAGCTATTACCGGCTGCGGTGTTTGGCGGTCAGCCTGGACAATTTAAAGAGGCACAGTTTGGAGTGCCGCATAATATTTCGGCTCAGATACAGTTTGCAATGCCGCTTTATCAACCTCAGGTGATAGGAGCATCTAAAATGACCTCAATTGGAGCTGAAATAAGTGGATTACAGTTCCAAAAAAGTCAGCAACAGCTCATTTACGATATTTCCAGCTTATATTTTTCTCTCCAATTGATAGGTCACCAGCTCACGCTTATTGATAAAAATACTGAAAATACCGGCAAACTGCTATCTAACCTCCAGCTGCTGCAAACACAGCAAATGGCCAAAGGAACAGATGTGGAAAAAGTAAGGCTGCAAATGCAGCAATTGACAACCCAAAAGAGGTATTGA
- a CDS encoding TolC family protein encodes MMGKPQEQNIEIDPTISLKEEALDDENQNIDYQIVMMQNKLLKRELKTLKTLTLPSLNLVGAYGTTGFGYDTAPNDFLRFYPVSFAGLQLSLPIFSGGSNFQKIKQKKLEIINSHLQADLVRDQTTIQIKNLRSQISTSLQQIELTQKQKELAQTIYDQTLLQQKQGLAALTEVLLADNAMRDAQQSHLNALVDYLKSIAEFRKISGNVNVKK; translated from the coding sequence ATGATGGGAAAGCCTCAGGAGCAAAATATTGAAATTGACCCAACTATTTCTCTAAAGGAGGAAGCCTTGGATGATGAAAACCAAAATATAGATTATCAGATAGTTATGATGCAAAACAAACTATTGAAAAGAGAATTGAAAACCTTAAAAACACTCACTTTACCATCATTGAATCTTGTTGGAGCTTACGGCACTACGGGGTTTGGTTATGATACAGCTCCCAACGACTTTTTGAGGTTTTACCCGGTGAGTTTTGCAGGTTTGCAGTTATCATTGCCGATTTTTTCCGGTGGAAGCAATTTTCAAAAAATAAAACAAAAGAAACTGGAGATTATAAATAGCCATCTCCAGGCAGATTTAGTCAGAGACCAAACCACTATCCAGATAAAAAACCTTAGGTCGCAGATTAGTACCAGCTTACAGCAGATTGAATTGACACAAAAACAGAAAGAACTGGCTCAAACCATATATGATCAGACTCTTTTGCAACAAAAACAAGGACTGGCAGCACTTACCGAAGTTTTACTCGCCGACAACGCCATGAGAGATGCTCAGCAATCACATCTCAATGCACTGGTTGATTACCTGAAATCAATAGCCGAGTTCAGAAAAATTTCGGGAAATGTAAATGTAAAAAAGTGA
- a CDS encoding cytochrome b/b6 domain-containing protein, whose translation MKKYNKTSIFIHWVSFILILLMVISGKYYQQIKGTSFGALKVHAVVGLTVALLTIIRVFIHFTQKRPEPLKTNSLLRNKVIVWVQYLFYIAIFILSMTGVLMMLKSGYLEAITTNDLTFKLDEEACHGIHIHRAMVNVFMVLFFAHLAGIFSYILKFRHNIFKRIL comes from the coding sequence ATGAAAAAATACAACAAAACAAGCATATTTATCCATTGGGTTTCATTCATTTTGATACTTCTGATGGTCATAAGTGGAAAATATTATCAGCAAATAAAAGGTACCTCATTTGGTGCTCTCAAAGTACATGCAGTGGTCGGCCTCACAGTGGCTTTACTTACTATCATAAGAGTTTTTATTCATTTCACTCAAAAAAGACCGGAACCACTGAAAACCAATTCTTTACTACGGAACAAGGTGATAGTTTGGGTGCAGTACCTGTTTTATATCGCCATATTTATATTATCAATGACTGGTGTCCTGATGATGCTGAAAAGCGGGTATCTGGAAGCAATCACCACCAATGACCTTACCTTCAAACTTGATGAAGAAGCCTGTCACGGAATTCATATTCATAGGGCAATGGTAAATGTATTTATGGTCTTATTTTTTGCACACCTGGCAGGTATTTTTTCCTATATCCTGAAATTCCGCCATAATATCTTCAAAAGAATACTCTAA
- a CDS encoding efflux RND transporter periplasmic adaptor subunit: MKNITLKKLIIILIPIVLIALVVVKLKKNKSVANEKIYTYDKNTALPVKTMKISEEEYQKEMAYSGVFEANRETRISAEVQGKLNAILVDAGSQVRQGQLLIKLDDALLKQQLKTAEVMIQNLSAETEIQLQNNAVQLAGLEADVRRYNILAASDAIQGVQLEKAEIQLKNAQNQRRTLQQQSAIKNSEAQKAGIVEQIKKTSILAPFSGIVTAKLSEIGSFSAPGVPLLQITELSTLKFTINVPESDLKYFKPGQSFRVIPDAYSDVTFSGKVSMVGSKGNAGNSFPVQLSLSNTSDQKIKAGMMGKVFQNSVTQQKGLPIPASALQGSAEKPMVYLVKNGKAQLQEIKIAERTSDKVLIKSGLNPGDEIVVSGFINLFDGANIKVTH; encoded by the coding sequence ATGAAAAATATAACATTAAAAAAACTGATCATAATTCTGATTCCCATTGTATTGATAGCATTGGTTGTAGTCAAATTGAAAAAAAACAAATCGGTAGCTAACGAAAAAATTTATACATACGATAAAAATACAGCCTTGCCGGTAAAAACAATGAAAATTTCTGAGGAAGAATACCAAAAGGAAATGGCTTATAGCGGGGTATTTGAAGCTAATCGCGAAACCCGCATAAGTGCCGAAGTACAAGGGAAATTAAATGCCATATTAGTAGATGCGGGTTCGCAGGTTAGACAAGGGCAATTGCTGATTAAGCTTGATGATGCTCTGCTTAAACAACAATTAAAAACCGCAGAAGTGATGATTCAAAATCTTAGTGCTGAAACTGAAATCCAATTGCAAAACAATGCAGTACAACTGGCGGGCCTGGAAGCAGATGTAAGAAGATACAATATTTTGGCTGCTTCTGATGCTATTCAAGGTGTGCAGTTGGAAAAAGCTGAGATTCAACTCAAAAACGCTCAAAATCAACGCCGGACATTGCAGCAACAATCGGCCATAAAAAATTCGGAAGCTCAAAAAGCCGGAATAGTGGAGCAAATTAAAAAAACATCAATACTAGCTCCATTTTCAGGAATAGTAACGGCTAAACTTTCGGAGATTGGATCATTTTCGGCTCCCGGTGTTCCTCTTTTACAAATTACTGAGCTGAGTACATTGAAGTTTACTATCAATGTTCCCGAATCAGACCTAAAATATTTCAAACCGGGTCAATCCTTCCGTGTAATCCCTGATGCCTACAGTGATGTAACATTTAGCGGAAAGGTCAGTATGGTGGGCAGCAAAGGCAATGCAGGCAACAGTTTCCCGGTACAACTGAGCCTCAGCAATACTTCCGATCAAAAGATTAAAGCCGGTATGATGGGCAAAGTATTTCAAAACTCAGTAACTCAACAAAAAGGGCTCCCGATTCCGGCATCAGCATTACAAGGTAGTGCCGAAAAACCTATGGTATATCTGGTAAAAAATGGCAAAGCTCAATTGCAAGAGATAAAAATAGCAGAAAGAACCAGTGATAAGGTGTTAATCAAAAGTGGTCTAAACCCTGGAGATGAAATTGTTGTGAGCGGTTTTATCAATCTGTTTGATGGTGCCAATATTAAAGTAACCCATTAA
- a CDS encoding efflux RND transporter permease subunit → MNITEIAIKRPSLIIVLFSVFTLLGVIGFKNLSYELMPDFNQPVVVIKTVYPGAEPAEVETSVSRKIEDALANLEGVDYLVTKSLPNASVVIANLKYGTDLDKTMQDAQRYIDNIRKDLPADIQSPVMSKVSPNDLPIMSISATGDMPPTVFYQKMKDEYLPQIQQVRGVAELTLLGGEEREIEVKTDKDKLKYYRVALSQVIEAINRSGIDLPAGKIQTKTESNAVRFSGKFQTLEDIKNVQIAMPVAGSPVYVKDVATVSDGVREINSVSRFNGKNGIGLLLKKQGDANAVEVSKAVRAVFKNIESKEALHNVKFVIADDSTDNTIAAVNSVVVDLILAVILVSLVMLLFLRSYRNSLIVIVAIPTSLVTAFAVMWLLGYTLNLMTLLAMSLIIGILVDDAVVVLENIQKHLDHGKDKAEAAMDGRMEIGFSALSITLVDVVVFLPILFIQVFVADMLKQFSVVVITSTLTSLLVGFTLTPWLASRIGKKEDLRPTNAINKFLLWFEHQLDVFTNWYGKQLEWVLNHKIIFTLFILFLFALTLGVMKQGIIGKELISTGDQGKFRMALEFDKSTSIQKNNDVSSEIEKYIIAQKEVATVFSNIGGPSTGIGSLGVGSVNKTEFTIQLKPKTERANQATEEYMKGLRTSLQQKFPGINYSMAALGLIPRSAPIEITLSGSDLDSVMAAGKHLKEIIAEIPGADNVRLSVEEGSPEYKIEPDKDKMQRLGLNSAYVGQNLRAAFSGNDDATLTENGVEYPVRIWVEDFNRQNYEDVNKYAVVNPMGLPIEVNQFAKVTQDKTSSLLERKDRQPAVTITADALGRPSGTVADEVVSYVKSNPLPANIQMAWGSDIKRQNDSFGALGSVLMISFILIYLIMVALYDSYIYPFIVLFSIPLAAIGAFFALNLAMSNLSLFALLGLIMLMGLVVKNAILIVDFTNQLKAQGKNFKEALIMAGKGRMRPILMTTLSMVVGMLPIALAKGTASEWKNGLAWVIIGGLLSSLVLTVYLIPMIYYVVDSIKYKKNENRK, encoded by the coding sequence ATGAATATTACCGAAATTGCAATAAAAAGACCCTCTCTTATCATCGTACTTTTCAGTGTTTTTACCTTGCTGGGAGTGATAGGCTTCAAAAACCTAAGCTACGAATTGATGCCTGATTTTAATCAACCGGTTGTTGTAATCAAAACTGTATATCCCGGTGCTGAACCAGCAGAGGTAGAGACTTCGGTTTCACGAAAAATTGAAGACGCACTCGCTAACCTTGAAGGAGTGGACTATCTGGTTACAAAATCACTTCCAAACGCCTCAGTGGTCATTGCAAATCTAAAGTATGGCACTGACCTTGATAAAACCATGCAGGATGCCCAGCGTTATATTGACAACATAAGAAAAGATTTACCTGCTGATATTCAAAGCCCGGTAATGAGTAAGGTATCACCCAATGATCTCCCGATTATGTCAATAAGTGCTACGGGAGATATGCCACCTACAGTTTTTTATCAAAAAATGAAAGATGAATATTTACCCCAGATCCAGCAGGTAAGGGGTGTGGCTGAACTTACGCTTCTTGGTGGTGAAGAGAGAGAGATTGAAGTTAAAACTGATAAAGATAAATTAAAATATTACAGAGTAGCCTTAAGTCAGGTGATTGAAGCCATCAATAGATCTGGTATTGATTTGCCTGCAGGAAAAATCCAGACTAAAACTGAAAGTAATGCGGTACGCTTTTCAGGCAAATTCCAGACACTGGAAGATATCAAAAATGTACAGATAGCTATGCCTGTGGCAGGAAGTCCGGTATATGTTAAAGATGTGGCGACAGTAAGCGATGGCGTAAGAGAAATAAACTCAGTGAGCCGATTCAATGGGAAAAATGGAATCGGGTTACTTTTGAAAAAACAAGGTGATGCCAATGCCGTTGAGGTTTCAAAAGCAGTAAGAGCGGTTTTTAAAAACATTGAAAGTAAAGAAGCACTCCATAATGTGAAATTTGTAATCGCCGACGACAGCACTGACAATACCATTGCAGCGGTAAACTCAGTAGTAGTTGACCTTATACTTGCTGTAATACTGGTTTCCTTGGTAATGCTTTTATTTCTTAGAAGCTATCGGAACAGCCTCATAGTGATTGTGGCTATACCCACTTCTCTTGTCACTGCTTTTGCTGTTATGTGGCTGCTAGGTTATACACTCAATCTAATGACTTTACTGGCCATGTCGCTAATTATTGGAATTTTGGTTGACGATGCTGTAGTAGTATTGGAAAATATTCAAAAACATCTTGACCACGGAAAAGATAAGGCCGAAGCTGCCATGGACGGTAGAATGGAAATTGGTTTCTCAGCTTTGTCTATCACCTTGGTTGATGTGGTAGTTTTTCTTCCTATATTATTTATTCAGGTATTTGTAGCCGATATGCTGAAACAATTTTCCGTTGTGGTGATTACCTCTACTCTAACCAGTTTGTTGGTTGGCTTTACGTTAACACCCTGGTTGGCCTCAAGAATTGGAAAAAAAGAAGATCTCAGACCTACCAATGCAATAAACAAATTCCTGCTTTGGTTTGAACACCAGCTTGATGTATTTACCAACTGGTATGGAAAGCAATTGGAGTGGGTTCTTAATCATAAAATAATCTTTACATTATTTATTCTTTTTCTCTTTGCCTTAACGCTAGGCGTAATGAAACAAGGAATAATTGGCAAAGAACTCATTTCTACCGGGGATCAGGGGAAATTCAGAATGGCTTTGGAGTTTGATAAAAGTACTTCTATCCAAAAAAATAATGATGTATCGTCAGAAATAGAAAAATACATTATTGCTCAAAAAGAAGTAGCAACGGTTTTCAGCAATATCGGTGGTCCAAGCACAGGAATCGGAAGTCTTGGAGTTGGAAGTGTCAATAAAACGGAGTTTACAATTCAACTTAAACCCAAAACAGAAAGGGCTAATCAGGCTACTGAGGAATACATGAAGGGCTTGAGAACATCACTACAGCAAAAGTTTCCCGGAATCAATTATTCTATGGCAGCTTTGGGCTTAATTCCACGTTCAGCACCCATAGAAATTACTTTAAGTGGCTCTGACCTTGACTCGGTGATGGCAGCTGGAAAACATTTAAAAGAGATAATAGCAGAAATTCCCGGTGCTGATAATGTGAGGCTATCGGTTGAAGAAGGGAGTCCAGAGTATAAAATTGAGCCTGATAAAGATAAAATGCAAAGGCTCGGGCTTAATTCAGCTTATGTTGGGCAGAATCTCCGGGCGGCGTTTTCGGGAAATGACGATGCTACATTGACCGAAAACGGTGTAGAATATCCGGTAAGAATTTGGGTTGAAGACTTTAACCGCCAAAATTACGAAGACGTAAACAAGTATGCGGTAGTCAATCCTATGGGTTTACCCATTGAGGTTAATCAGTTTGCAAAAGTCACCCAAGACAAAACCTCCTCACTATTGGAAAGAAAAGACAGACAGCCCGCAGTAACAATTACAGCTGATGCATTAGGCAGACCTTCCGGCACGGTGGCCGACGAAGTGGTGTCTTATGTTAAATCTAATCCACTTCCCGCAAACATTCAAATGGCCTGGGGTAGTGATATTAAACGCCAGAATGATAGCTTTGGGGCTTTGGGTTCAGTTTTGATGATTTCCTTTATCTTAATTTATCTCATCATGGTGGCCCTTTATGATAGCTACATATATCCTTTTATAGTGCTGTTTTCAATTCCTTTGGCAGCTATTGGTGCTTTCTTCGCACTTAATCTGGCCATGAGTAACCTTAGTCTATTTGCATTGCTGGGTTTGATTATGTTAATGGGTTTAGTTGTAAAAAATGCTATTCTGATTGTAGATTTTACGAATCAACTTAAGGCACAAGGCAAAAATTTTAAAGAGGCATTGATTATGGCAGGCAAAGGAAGAATGCGACCCATTTTGATGACCACTTTGTCAATGGTTGTAGGCATGCTTCCTATCGCATTGGCAAAAGGTACAGCCAGCGAATGGAAAAACGGTCTCGCCTGGGTAATCATTGGTGGTCTGTTATCGTCATTGGTTTTAACTGTATATCTCATACCTATGATATATTATGTGGTAGATTCGATTAAATACAAAAAGAATGAAAACCGAAAATAA
- a CDS encoding TetR family transcriptional regulator, which produces MKTENKILKAAVETFLQYGFHGTRIQKIAEIASVNKAEIFYYFKNKELLYKAVLKLINSSDSNLFFNIPDLQKKVALFIVAEVITNKKLLLKNSEEISNKISQGFSTDDLFSDSGIILNVKTT; this is translated from the coding sequence ATGAAAACCGAAAATAAGATATTGAAAGCTGCGGTAGAAACATTTTTGCAATATGGTTTTCATGGAACCCGTATTCAGAAAATTGCAGAAATAGCCAGTGTAAATAAAGCAGAGATATTCTACTATTTCAAAAATAAGGAATTGCTTTACAAAGCAGTACTCAAGCTAATCAACTCATCCGATTCAAACTTGTTTTTCAATATCCCGGATTTACAGAAAAAAGTGGCTCTCTTTATTGTAGCAGAAGTAATCACAAACAAAAAATTACTTTTAAAAAACTCTGAGGAAATATCGAATAAAATATCTCAAGGATTTTCAACTGATGATCTTTTTAGTGACTCGGGAATAATATTAAATGTAAAAACCACATAA
- a CDS encoding Rrf2 family transcriptional regulator, whose protein sequence is MISKTCGYAIRGMVLLSLEQNQEKKIGIQEIAEELSVPQHFMGKILQDLSKRGLIGSIKGPHGGFYCNNHTQELQLIEVIEAVDGLGILKKCFLGRDECSAINPCPMHDDFDGCRTAIFKVFASKTIADLVSSVDLGESVLIG, encoded by the coding sequence ATGATTTCAAAAACTTGCGGATATGCCATCAGAGGCATGGTTTTGCTCTCTTTAGAACAAAATCAGGAGAAAAAAATCGGGATTCAGGAAATAGCAGAAGAACTTTCGGTTCCCCAGCATTTTATGGGGAAAATCCTCCAGGATCTTTCCAAGCGTGGTTTGATAGGCTCAATAAAGGGACCGCATGGTGGGTTTTATTGCAACAACCATACTCAAGAATTACAATTGATTGAGGTGATAGAGGCAGTTGACGGCCTGGGTATATTAAAAAAATGCTTTTTAGGGCGTGACGAATGTTCTGCCATAAATCCCTGCCCCATGCATGACGATTTTGATGGTTGTCGTACAGCTATTTTTAAAGTTTTTGCAAGCAAAACCATTGCTGATCTGGTGTCAAGTGTTGATTTGGGAGAGAGTGTTTTAATAGGGTAA
- the ric gene encoding iron-sulfur cluster repair di-iron protein, which translates to MELISELKVGQIVRKNPKAADVFNEYGIDYCCGGNVMLSEVCEKQEINFEEISQKIEKTFEEKQPSSLDFDQFELDFLADYVTNVHHNYLYKNLPEVRFYVEKVFNKHGERFDYLPELHDLYLALEGDLLGHLPKEENILFPYIKKMINELKLKEKSEKPFFGTIQNPISVMHAEHDEAGEILHRLRKITNNYTAPENACNSHLVMISKLKEMDADLVQHIHIENNILFPKVVLLEEEYFKNAIA; encoded by the coding sequence ATGGAATTAATAAGTGAACTGAAAGTGGGGCAAATTGTAAGAAAAAACCCTAAAGCTGCGGATGTATTCAACGAATATGGAATAGATTATTGTTGTGGAGGCAATGTGATGCTGAGTGAGGTATGTGAGAAGCAGGAAATTAATTTTGAGGAAATAAGTCAAAAGATAGAAAAAACATTTGAAGAAAAGCAACCTTCAAGTCTGGATTTTGATCAGTTTGAGCTTGACTTTTTAGCCGATTATGTAACCAATGTTCACCATAATTATCTTTACAAAAATCTGCCTGAAGTCAGGTTTTACGTTGAAAAGGTATTTAATAAACATGGAGAAAGGTTTGATTATCTTCCGGAATTGCATGATTTATATCTTGCATTGGAGGGTGATTTATTGGGGCACTTGCCTAAAGAGGAGAATATCCTGTTTCCTTATATAAAGAAAATGATAAATGAATTGAAACTAAAGGAAAAATCAGAGAAACCATTTTTCGGAACCATACAAAACCCAATCTCAGTGATGCATGCTGAACATGATGAGGCGGGGGAGATTTTGCACCGTTTACGAAAAATCACAAACAATTATACTGCACCCGAAAATGCCTGTAACTCACATCTGGTGATGATCAGCAAACTAAAAGAGATGGATGCTGATTTGGTACAACATATTCACATCGAAAACAATATTTTATTTCCGAAAGTAGTACTTTTGGAGGAGGAATATTTTAAAAATGCTATAGCATGA
- a CDS encoding cytochrome c has product MKNKILGLITLTLIIWGCGGAEKRAESPETSDSVLLKQEEVHGTEVKEIALSTPLDQAMVKEGQGIYDMKCGSCHKLTQERLVGPGWSGVTKKRKPEWIINMITNVDMMLESDPEAQKMLEECLIRMPNQNISEKEARGVLEFMRQNDGEK; this is encoded by the coding sequence ATGAAAAACAAAATTCTGGGTTTAATAACCTTAACATTAATCATTTGGGGCTGCGGGGGAGCAGAAAAAAGGGCAGAAAGTCCGGAAACAAGTGATTCAGTACTTCTAAAACAAGAGGAAGTTCATGGCACCGAAGTAAAAGAGATTGCTCTCAGTACCCCGCTTGATCAGGCGATGGTAAAAGAAGGACAAGGAATTTATGACATGAAATGTGGCTCTTGCCATAAACTTACCCAGGAACGCCTGGTTGGACCGGGTTGGTCTGGCGTAACCAAAAAACGTAAACCGGAATGGATTATCAACATGATAACCAATGTGGACATGATGCTGGAAAGCGACCCTGAAGCCCAAAAAATGCTGGAGGAATGTCTGATCAGAATGCCAAATCAAAATATCTCTGAAAAAGAGGCCAGAGGGGTTTTGGAATTCATGAGACAAAATGACGGCGAAAAATAA
- the nosZ gene encoding Sec-dependent nitrous-oxide reductase yields MKINYLRIVALGATIVSMAACKPANEKASSDSFLAGDAAERAYVKPGEYDEFYNIVSGGFNGQLSVVGLPSGRTLKIIPVFSQFAENGWGYSEETKPMLNTSHGFVPWDDSHHVALSTTNSEHDGKWAFINGNNTPRIARVSLSTFRTEEIIELPNSGGNHSSPFITANTEYAVAGTRFSVPPDAKADVPISSFKQNFKGYISFVSIDKNTGRMGIKFQLKTPGVSFDLARAGKAKSAGWFFFSTYNTEQANSLLEVNASQKDKDFILAVNWKKAEEYLAQGKGKKEAAKYAHNVYSDETHSATSTIMNEVMTLDPKECPGMLYFMPCPKSPHGCDVDPTGQYIVGSGKLAAVIPVFSFDKMIKAIESKTFDGDFDGIPVLKYDAVLHGEVKKPGLGPLHTEFDGRGNAITSFFVSSELVKWNIEKLEVVDRVPTFYSVGHLSIPGGPTAKPHGKYVVAYNKITKDRYLPTGPELAQSAQLYDISGDKMKLILDFPTTGEPHYAESIPAALVEKNVKKIFKLEENKHPYAAKGEKETKVVRKGNEVHVYMTAIRSHFAPDNIEGVKMGDVVYFHVTNLEQDWDVPHGFAVRGNQNAEVLVMPGETSTLKWIPTKVGVTPIYCTDFCSALHQEMQGYVRVSPAGSNVPLTWGLGKNPTAEAEKKVAKK; encoded by the coding sequence ATGAAAATCAATTATTTACGCATTGTGGCTCTTGGAGCCACAATAGTCAGCATGGCTGCATGTAAACCAGCAAATGAAAAAGCCTCGAGCGATTCTTTTCTGGCAGGTGACGCAGCAGAAAGAGCTTATGTAAAACCAGGCGAATATGACGAGTTTTACAATATAGTTTCCGGCGGATTCAACGGGCAACTATCAGTGGTAGGATTGCCTTCGGGTCGTACTTTAAAAATTATCCCTGTATTTTCTCAATTTGCTGAAAATGGCTGGGGGTATTCTGAAGAAACCAAACCTATGCTCAACACTTCTCATGGTTTTGTTCCCTGGGATGACTCTCACCACGTGGCACTTTCGACAACCAACTCAGAGCACGATGGAAAGTGGGCTTTTATCAATGGTAACAATACACCGCGTATTGCCAGAGTAAGCCTTTCGACTTTCAGAACAGAAGAAATCATCGAACTACCCAATTCGGGCGGTAACCACTCCTCCCCTTTTATTACTGCCAACACGGAGTATGCAGTAGCAGGAACACGTTTTTCAGTACCACCAGACGCCAAAGCCGATGTACCCATCAGCTCTTTTAAACAAAACTTTAAGGGTTATATAAGCTTTGTAAGTATTGATAAAAACACAGGAAGAATGGGAATCAAATTCCAGCTAAAAACCCCTGGAGTGAGCTTTGACCTGGCACGTGCCGGTAAAGCCAAATCTGCAGGCTGGTTCTTTTTCTCCACCTACAATACAGAGCAGGCCAACAGCTTGCTGGAAGTAAATGCTTCGCAAAAAGACAAAGACTTTATTTTGGCTGTAAACTGGAAGAAAGCCGAAGAATATCTTGCTCAGGGCAAAGGCAAAAAAGAAGCTGCAAAATATGCTCATAATGTATATAGTGATGAAACCCACAGTGCCACTTCTACTATTATGAACGAGGTAATGACCCTCGATCCGAAAGAATGCCCGGGTATGCTCTATTTTATGCCATGCCCTAAGTCGCCTCATGGTTGTGATGTAGATCCTACAGGTCAATATATTGTGGGTTCCGGAAAATTAGCAGCTGTGATTCCGGTGTTCTCATTTGATAAAATGATCAAAGCCATTGAAAGCAAAACTTTTGACGGAGATTTTGACGGTATCCCGGTATTAAAATATGATGCGGTATTACACGGCGAAGTTAAAAAGCCGGGCTTAGGACCATTGCATACTGAATTTGACGGAAGAGGAAATGCCATCACCTCATTCTTTGTGTCTTCAGAATTGGTAAAATGGAACATCGAAAAACTGGAAGTGGTTGACCGTGTACCTACTTTCTATTCGGTGGGTCACCTGAGTATCCCCGGTGGACCAACTGCCAAGCCGCATGGAAAATACGTAGTTGCCTACAACAAAATCACAAAAGACCGCTACCTTCCTACAGGACCTGAACTGGCTCAATCGGCTCAGCTGTATGATATTTCCGGTGATAAAATGAAGCTTATTCTTGACTTCCCAACAACAGGAGAACCTCACTATGCTGAATCAATCCCGGCTGCTTTGGTGGAGAAAAACGTGAAGAAAATCTTTAAACTGGAGGAAAACAAACACCCTTATGCAGCCAAAGGTGAAAAGGAGACCAAAGTGGTACGCAAAGGCAACGAGGTTCATGTTTATATGACAGCCATACGGTCGCACTTCGCTCCTGACAATATTGAAGGTGTGAAAATGGGTGATGTGGTTTATTTCCATGTCACTAATCTGGAACAAGACTGGGATGTACCTCATGGCTTTGCCGTAAGAGGAAATCAAAATGCTGAGGTTTTGGTAATGCCAGGCGAAACTTCTACACTTAAATGGATTCCAACCAAAGTGGGAGTTACGCCGATTTATTGCACTGATTTTTGCTCGGCACTGCATCAGGAAATGCAGGGCTATGTGAGGGTATCGCCTGCGGGCAGCAATGTTCCGCTCACTTGGGGACTTGGTAAAAACCCAACAGCAGAGGCTGAAAAGAAAGTAGCAAAAAAATAA